A genomic region of Cydia splendana chromosome 17, ilCydSple1.2, whole genome shotgun sequence contains the following coding sequences:
- the LOC134798720 gene encoding protein ENL-like, with the protein MTEGRQHDKSMCIRIWLEVGHACEPQRSSSGRADWRVWVRGVAGADISNFVHKVVFHLHPATEFVYPKRVLQEPPYEIQESGCASIEIPIHVYLKYSAKPKRIRLKYSLLIENSARSSSESRCIYYDFGNPSEQLRQCLMKAGGEVIARTGALTHPGSLLVVLSDSGEERRRHSKQKKYEFVEPIQTKEHYEKKVYDRSKCESPVDFRSLLRQVSMTEDEIKHVSQLYLSYSSYEKSGDALPLPPLSDPIYQVPELPASLRRALTSVEADYAMQ; encoded by the exons ATGTGCATACGCATCTGGTTGGAGGTGGGTCACGCGTGTGAGCCACAGCGTTCGTCGTCCGGCCGCGCCGACTGGCGGGTGTGGGTCCGCGGCGTGGCCGGCGCTGACATCAGCAACTTCGTGCACAAGGTGGTTTTCCACCTGCACCCGGCTACAGAGTTCGTCTATCCTAAGAGAG TTCTCCAAGAGCCGCCATATGAGATTCAAGAGTCTGGCTGCGCGTCAATCGAAATTCCTATCCACGTGTACCTGAAATACAGCGCCAAGCCGAAGAGGATACGGCTTAAATATAGTTTACTGATAGAAAATAGCGCACGGAGCAGCTCGGAGTCCCGGTGTATCTACTACGACTTCGGGAACCCGTCCGAGCAGCTCCGACAGTGTCTCATGAAGGCTGGAGGCGAAGTCATCGCCAGAACAGGCGCGTTAACACACCCTGGCAGCTTGCTCGTAGTCCTATCTGACAGCGGCGAAGAGCGGCGACGCCACAGCAAACAAAAGAAGTACGAATTCGTCGAACCCATTCAGACTAAAGAGCATTACGAGAAGAAAGTTTATGACCGCTCCAAGTGCGAATCGCCGGTGGATTTTAGAAGTTTGCTGAGACAGGTGTCGATGACAGAGGACGAGATAAAGCACGTGTCGCAGCTGTATTTATCGTACAGTAGTTATGAGAAGTCCGGTGACGCGCTGCCGCTGCCGCCGCTATCGGATCCGATTTATCAGGTGCCCGAGTTGCCGGCATCGCTGCGCCGTGCGCTCACCAGCGTAGAGGCCGACTATGCGATGCAGTGA